In Brevibacillus brevis, a genomic segment contains:
- a CDS encoding alpha/beta fold hydrolase, producing MSRERAMLWLPGWGMPDSFWDKVRERFSAFQHVSPDFSGVSRPDEFAEAVEKEVGLLGATPVIAIGWSMGGLLAQRLAARHQVAGLVLVSTTARFVRSREERTCGWTDAHLRRMQRSLAEDGGKVLGAFRESMLTDEERRRAAPMLSQRSSGEWTHAALMAGLSYLRKEDCRSSAPALSCPAAIVHGTEDEICPYAAGVELASLIPGASLFPVVGGGHVPLVFRPEIVIEAVERVVESCVETDRFKPV from the coding sequence ATGAGTCGGGAGCGAGCTATGCTGTGGCTGCCGGGATGGGGAATGCCCGATTCCTTTTGGGACAAGGTACGGGAGCGGTTTTCTGCCTTCCAGCACGTCTCACCTGATTTTTCGGGCGTATCGAGGCCGGACGAATTTGCCGAGGCGGTCGAAAAGGAAGTGGGCCTGCTCGGGGCAACTCCCGTGATCGCGATCGGCTGGTCCATGGGCGGGCTATTGGCGCAGCGGCTTGCGGCCCGGCATCAGGTTGCTGGGCTGGTTCTTGTCAGCACGACTGCCCGCTTCGTCCGTTCCCGCGAGGAGCGTACATGCGGATGGACAGATGCCCACCTTCGCAGGATGCAGCGGTCGTTGGCGGAGGATGGCGGAAAGGTGCTGGGGGCTTTTCGCGAAAGCATGCTGACAGACGAGGAACGAAGGCGGGCTGCCCCTATGCTGAGCCAGCGGTCGAGCGGAGAATGGACGCATGCTGCACTCATGGCCGGGCTCTCCTATTTGCGGAAGGAAGACTGCCGCTCTTCGGCTCCGGCGCTTTCCTGTCCGGCCGCGATCGTCCACGGGACAGAGGATGAGATATGCCCGTATGCGGCCGGGGTCGAACTGGCCTCACTCATTCCCGGAGCTAGCCTGTTTCCGGTGGTTGGCGGCGGTCACGTACCTCTCGTATTTCGTCCGGAAATCGTGATCGAAGCAGTAGAAAGGGTGGTAGAGAGCTGTGTGGAAACAGACCGTTTCAAACCGGTTTAG
- the bioD gene encoding dethiobiotin synthase: MSSQTFAGLFVAGTDTGVGKTIATAGLAAALREDGLDLGVWKPVMSGGLADEEGSDAWRLQVLSGVEDAREEIAPLVFPQPLAPLLAARAAGQPLAMEEIVAGGEVLRKRHRFLLVEGAGGLAVPLTETEMMVDLAVRLRMPLLLVARAGLGTINHTLLSIWYARERGVPVAGVILNEADADHAHDASLASNASMIEQVGETTVWGSIPRLREPITRGELVSSLRENVNLAGIRSWLEMQMDGGEPW, from the coding sequence GTGAGTTCACAGACCTTCGCCGGCTTGTTTGTCGCCGGCACGGATACGGGAGTAGGCAAGACGATCGCAACGGCAGGTTTGGCGGCCGCCTTGCGGGAGGACGGGCTGGATCTGGGAGTGTGGAAGCCGGTTATGTCAGGAGGGCTTGCAGATGAGGAGGGCAGCGATGCCTGGAGACTCCAGGTCCTCTCTGGCGTAGAGGATGCACGGGAAGAGATCGCTCCGCTGGTGTTTCCCCAGCCGCTCGCACCACTGCTGGCTGCGAGGGCAGCGGGACAGCCGCTCGCGATGGAGGAAATCGTCGCTGGCGGCGAGGTATTGCGGAAGCGGCACCGCTTTCTGCTTGTGGAAGGCGCTGGAGGGCTGGCGGTCCCTCTCACGGAGACCGAGATGATGGTCGACCTGGCTGTCCGGCTGAGGATGCCCCTCCTGCTCGTCGCTCGGGCCGGGCTGGGGACCATCAATCATACGCTGCTTTCCATCTGGTACGCGAGGGAGCGCGGAGTTCCGGTCGCCGGAGTCATTTTGAACGAGGCCGACGCGGATCACGCACATGATGCCAGCCTCGCGAGCAATGCCAGCATGATTGAGCAGGTGGGAGAGACCACCGTCTGGGGCAGCATCCCTAGGCTTCGTGAGCCGATCACCCGCGGGGAGCTGGTATCGAGCTTGCGGGAAAACGTGAACCTCGCCGGGATTCGCTCCTGGCTGGAGATGCAAATGGATGGAGGAGAACCATGGTGA
- the bioB gene encoding biotin synthase BioB gives MVIYQTNGIDWTAYAKKALNRDVLSREEALSVLHAADDELLLLLQAAFQVRRHFFGKKVKLNMILNAKSGLCPEDCGYCSQSIVSTAPIPKYTMLDKETLLAGAREALSRKAGTYCIVASGRGPTEKELGQVIEAVKEIRATMPLKICACLGILSEDQASRLQEAGVHRYNHNLNTSRSNYANITTTHTYDQRVETVGTVKKAGMSPCSGVIIGMGETDEEIVEMAYALRELDADSIPVNFLNAIPGTPLEGYGRTLPQKALKVLALLRFVCPDKEIRVAGGREVNLRSMQPFALYAANSLFVGDYLTTAGQEITADHHMIEDLGFEIELCAL, from the coding sequence ATGGTGATCTATCAGACGAATGGTATCGACTGGACAGCCTATGCCAAAAAGGCGCTGAATCGCGACGTGCTCAGCCGCGAGGAAGCGTTGAGCGTGCTGCACGCAGCCGACGATGAACTGCTTTTGCTGCTGCAAGCGGCTTTTCAGGTCAGAAGGCACTTCTTCGGCAAAAAGGTAAAGCTGAACATGATTTTGAACGCGAAGAGCGGCCTGTGTCCGGAAGATTGCGGATACTGCTCGCAGTCGATCGTTTCCACCGCCCCGATCCCCAAGTATACGATGCTGGACAAGGAAACGTTGCTGGCGGGCGCCAGAGAAGCGCTCAGCCGCAAAGCGGGTACATACTGCATCGTGGCTTCCGGTCGCGGCCCCACTGAAAAGGAGCTGGGACAGGTAATCGAAGCCGTGAAGGAAATTCGGGCGACGATGCCTCTGAAGATTTGCGCCTGTCTGGGGATTCTGAGCGAGGATCAGGCTTCCCGCCTGCAGGAGGCTGGCGTCCACCGGTACAACCACAACCTCAATACCAGCCGATCGAATTACGCCAACATCACGACCACCCACACGTACGATCAGCGGGTGGAAACGGTCGGTACGGTAAAGAAAGCCGGCATGTCGCCTTGCTCCGGCGTCATCATCGGAATGGGCGAGACGGACGAGGAAATCGTCGAGATGGCGTACGCGCTAAGAGAGCTGGATGCGGACTCGATTCCGGTCAACTTTCTCAATGCCATTCCCGGGACGCCGCTGGAGGGTTACGGCAGGACGTTGCCGCAAAAAGCGCTCAAGGTCCTGGCGCTGCTTCGCTTCGTCTGTCCCGACAAGGAAATCCGCGTGGCAGGCGGGCGGGAGGTCAATTTGCGATCCATGCAGCCGTTTGCGCTGTATGCCGCCAACTCGCTGTTTGTCGGCGATTACCTGACGACTGCCGGTCAGGAAATTACGGCGGATCATCACATGATTGAAGACCTCGGCTTCGAAATCGAGCTGTGCGCTTTGTAG
- the wecB gene encoding non-hydrolyzing UDP-N-acetylglucosamine 2-epimerase, whose translation MKTCKVMTVFGTRPEAIKMAPLVHELGKHEGQIESVVCVTAQHRQMLDQVLEIFQIQPDIDLNIMKDRQTLVGVTTRALESLDAAIKEVQPDIVLVHGDTTTTFVASLAAFYNQVAIGHVEAGLRTWDKYSPFPEEMNRQLTGVMADLHFAPTDGSADNLRREGKREESIYITGNTAIDALKTTVREDYTHPVLDLVGGQKMVLMTAHRRENLGEPMRQIFRAVRRIACEHPEIAVVYPVHLNPAVQEVAQEILGKHERIHLIEPLDAFDFHNFARRAHLILTDSGGVQEEAPSLGVPVLVLRDTTERPEGIAAGTLKLAGTDEEQVYAMTKELLTSQEAYDAMAHAANPYGDGEASRRIVEAILHHFGMRSERPEPFQP comes from the coding sequence ATGAAAACATGTAAAGTGATGACGGTGTTCGGGACGCGCCCGGAGGCGATCAAAATGGCGCCGCTCGTGCACGAGCTGGGCAAGCACGAAGGGCAAATCGAGTCGGTTGTCTGTGTCACAGCGCAGCATCGTCAAATGCTGGACCAGGTGCTGGAGATCTTCCAGATTCAACCGGACATTGATCTGAACATTATGAAGGACAGACAGACGCTGGTAGGCGTGACGACCCGGGCGCTGGAAAGCCTGGATGCGGCCATCAAGGAAGTCCAGCCGGACATCGTCCTGGTGCATGGCGACACGACCACGACATTTGTCGCCAGCCTCGCAGCGTTTTACAACCAGGTCGCCATCGGCCACGTGGAAGCGGGTCTTCGCACTTGGGACAAGTACTCGCCTTTCCCGGAGGAGATGAACCGTCAGCTGACAGGCGTCATGGCGGATCTCCATTTCGCGCCGACGGATGGCTCGGCAGACAATCTGCGCCGCGAGGGCAAACGGGAAGAGAGCATCTACATCACTGGCAACACGGCGATCGATGCGCTTAAGACCACCGTGCGCGAAGATTATACGCACCCGGTGCTGGACCTGGTAGGCGGGCAAAAGATGGTGCTGATGACAGCCCACCGCCGCGAAAATCTGGGAGAGCCGATGCGCCAGATTTTCCGTGCCGTCAGACGGATCGCCTGTGAGCATCCGGAAATTGCGGTCGTCTACCCGGTGCACCTCAATCCGGCCGTACAGGAAGTCGCTCAAGAGATTTTGGGGAAACATGAGCGGATTCACCTGATTGAGCCGCTGGATGCCTTTGATTTCCACAACTTTGCCCGCCGTGCTCACCTGATCCTGACCGACTCCGGCGGGGTACAGGAAGAGGCGCCTTCCCTGGGGGTTCCAGTACTGGTGCTGCGCGATACCACCGAGCGCCCGGAAGGAATCGCAGCCGGCACGTTAAAGCTGGCCGGCACGGATGAGGAGCAAGTGTACGCGATGACCAAAGAGCTGCTGACGAGTCAGGAAGCGTACGACGCCATGGCTCATGCCGCCAATCCGTACGGAGATGGGGAAGCCTCCCGCCGTATCGTGGAAGCCATTCTCCATCATTTCGGCATGCGCTCTGAGCGCCCTGAGCCGTTCCAGCCCTGA
- the bioF gene encoding 8-amino-7-oxononanoate synthase → MSRYDWMEEEWERLKSVSLARSIRSVDAVIGEEGTWIRVSGKSLLNLSSNNYLGLAHDPRLKAAAVRGIEEWGAGATASRFVLGSHGLYEQLEQRLAEWKGREAALVFANGYQANTGVISALVGRGDAVFSDRLNHASIVDGIVLSRAEHCRYRHNDMEHLEYLLKRHQGARRKLIVTDTVFSMDGDLAPLADLVELKRRYGALLMVDEAHAGGVLGRSGEGLCHELGLSREVDIIMGTFSKAFGSYGAYVCGATSVVRYLTSKARSLIYSTALPPSVLASIHAALTIVQEEGERRKRLRELGSRFRGMLRERGFSVAEGRTPIIPLVLGESGVALQYSRMLEERGIAAVAIRPPTVPAGTARIRFTVMATHTTTELEWAADQLQQIRAELQWEGR, encoded by the coding sequence ATGAGTCGATACGATTGGATGGAGGAAGAATGGGAGCGCCTAAAGAGCGTTTCGCTAGCCCGAAGCATCCGCTCTGTCGATGCCGTGATCGGGGAAGAGGGGACGTGGATCCGTGTGTCCGGCAAATCGTTGCTGAATTTGTCGTCCAACAACTACCTCGGACTTGCGCATGACCCGAGGCTGAAAGCTGCCGCCGTACGGGGAATCGAGGAATGGGGGGCGGGAGCGACCGCCTCCCGTTTCGTGCTCGGCAGCCATGGACTGTATGAGCAGCTGGAACAGCGGCTTGCGGAGTGGAAAGGGAGGGAAGCAGCGCTCGTGTTCGCCAATGGCTACCAGGCCAACACCGGAGTCATATCCGCCTTGGTTGGCCGAGGCGACGCCGTCTTCAGCGATCGGCTGAATCACGCCAGCATCGTGGACGGAATCGTGCTCAGCCGCGCCGAGCATTGCCGCTACCGCCACAACGATATGGAGCATCTGGAATATCTCTTGAAACGCCACCAAGGCGCAAGAAGAAAGCTGATCGTGACAGACACGGTATTTTCCATGGATGGCGATCTGGCTCCGCTCGCCGATCTGGTGGAGCTGAAGCGGCGCTACGGCGCTCTCTTGATGGTGGACGAGGCTCATGCAGGCGGGGTACTGGGGAGAAGCGGCGAGGGGCTGTGCCACGAGCTGGGGCTGTCACGCGAGGTCGACATCATCATGGGGACGTTCAGCAAAGCGTTCGGTTCATACGGGGCCTACGTCTGCGGGGCTACGAGCGTCGTCCGGTATCTGACGTCCAAAGCGCGTTCGCTCATCTATTCGACAGCCTTGCCGCCGTCAGTGCTCGCTTCCATTCATGCCGCGCTGACCATCGTGCAGGAGGAGGGGGAGCGGCGAAAACGCTTGCGGGAGCTGGGCAGCCGGTTTCGGGGGATGCTGCGCGAGCGCGGTTTTTCCGTGGCAGAAGGCCGGACCCCGATCATCCCGCTGGTGCTTGGCGAAAGCGGAGTCGCCCTGCAATACAGCCGCATGCTGGAGGAGCGCGGCATCGCAGCGGTCGCGATCCGGCCGCCTACCGTTCCGGCCGGCACGGCCCGAATTCGCTTCACGGTGATGGCTACCCACACGACGACCGAGCTGGAGTGGGCGGCAGATCAACTGCAACAAATCCGTGCGGAGCTGCAATGGGAGGGACGCTGA
- the bioA gene encoding adenosylmethionine--8-amino-7-oxononanoate transaminase → MLTKELIWLIDSPEQLAAKNKQYLWHPFTQMKDYIEDEPLIIERGEGIRLYDVHGNAYYDGFSSVWLNVHGHNVPELNQAIVEQLEKVAHSTLLGMANVPSILLAEQLIRLAPEGLTKVFYSDNGATAVEISLKMAFQYWQNRGIAGKRSFVTMNNAYHGDTIGATSVGAIPLYHQVYKPLLFTPYVIPYPYPYRDGGEEAAVGRMLDGLERLLQEKSSEIAALIVEPVVQGAGGMIVMPEGCLKKIADLLASYNVLLICDEVATGFGRTGKMFACEHDGVTPDIMAVAKGITGGYLPVAATLVKEKIYDAFYADYEEQKTFFHGHSFTGNPLGCAVALANLRLMEERGLVEAVEQRAGHLAQLLSPLSDERHVGEIRQKGLMVGIELVQDKETKEPYHWNERMGVRVCKLARKKGLLTRPLGNVVVLIPPLVSTDEELDAMVGILADSIRESTLGTEGGAQ, encoded by the coding sequence ATGTTAACGAAGGAGTTGATTTGGTTGATTGATTCCCCTGAGCAGCTGGCAGCCAAAAACAAGCAGTATCTCTGGCACCCTTTTACGCAAATGAAAGACTACATAGAGGACGAGCCGCTGATCATCGAGAGAGGCGAAGGAATCAGGCTGTACGATGTCCATGGCAACGCCTATTACGACGGCTTCTCGTCCGTTTGGCTCAATGTTCACGGCCACAATGTCCCGGAGCTGAACCAGGCGATCGTCGAACAGCTGGAAAAAGTCGCTCACTCGACGCTGCTCGGCATGGCCAACGTACCGTCGATTTTGCTGGCGGAGCAACTGATCCGCTTGGCGCCGGAAGGCTTAACCAAGGTGTTCTATTCGGACAACGGGGCTACCGCGGTGGAAATCTCGTTGAAGATGGCGTTCCAGTACTGGCAAAACCGCGGCATCGCCGGCAAACGGTCCTTTGTCACGATGAACAACGCTTACCACGGGGATACCATCGGCGCCACAAGCGTAGGAGCGATCCCGCTCTACCATCAGGTGTACAAGCCGCTCCTGTTCACGCCGTACGTCATTCCCTACCCGTACCCGTACAGGGATGGCGGCGAAGAGGCGGCAGTCGGCAGGATGCTGGATGGCCTGGAGCGGCTGCTGCAGGAAAAGTCCTCCGAGATTGCCGCTTTGATCGTCGAACCGGTCGTCCAGGGAGCGGGCGGCATGATCGTCATGCCGGAGGGCTGTCTGAAGAAGATCGCCGACCTGCTGGCGTCCTACAACGTCTTGCTGATCTGCGACGAAGTAGCGACAGGCTTCGGGCGAACGGGGAAAATGTTCGCCTGCGAGCACGATGGCGTCACGCCTGACATCATGGCGGTGGCGAAAGGGATCACAGGCGGTTACCTGCCGGTGGCGGCCACTCTCGTCAAAGAAAAGATCTACGACGCTTTCTATGCAGACTACGAGGAGCAAAAGACGTTCTTCCACGGGCACTCGTTTACAGGCAATCCGCTTGGATGCGCCGTCGCCCTGGCCAACCTGCGCTTGATGGAGGAGCGGGGGCTGGTGGAGGCGGTCGAGCAGAGGGCAGGGCATCTCGCGCAGCTGCTTTCCCCGCTGTCAGACGAGCGCCACGTCGGGGAGATTCGGCAAAAAGGGCTGATGGTCGGGATCGAGCTCGTGCAAGACAAGGAGACGAAAGAGCCCTACCACTGGAATGAACGCATGGGTGTGCGGGTCTGCAAGCTCGCCAGGAAAAAAGGTCTCTTGACCAGGCCGCTGGGCAATGTGGTCGTCCTGATCCCGCCGCTCGTCTCGACCGACGAAGAACTGGACGCCATGGTGGGCATTCTCGCCGATTCCATCAGAGAGAGTACGCTCGGTACCGAGGGGGGAGCACAGTGA
- a CDS encoding acetyl-CoA C-acetyltransferase, whose product MAQKEIVIASAVRTAIGSFQGSLSNVSATKLGGIVLEAALERAGVAKDAVDEVIMGNVLQAGLGQNPARQASIQAGLANEVPSMTINKVCGSGLKAVHLAVQAIVSGDSDVVLAGGMENMSQAPYLLEGARNGFRMGDQKVVDSMIRDGLWCAFNDYHMGITAENLCSKFEISREEQDEFAAWSQQKAQKALESGRFQDEIVPVAIPQRKGDPVLFTVDEFPRAGVTAEALSKLKPAFKKDGTVTAGNASGINDGAAALLIMSKEKADELGVKPLARIIANASAGVDPSIMGYGPVPATQRVLEKAGVSLSDIDLIEANEAFAVQSLSVGKALGFDPEKVNVNGGAIALGHPIGASGARILVTLVHELQKRDGVKYGLATLCIGGGQGVATIIEKI is encoded by the coding sequence ATGGCTCAAAAAGAAATCGTCATTGCCAGTGCCGTTCGCACTGCGATTGGTAGTTTTCAAGGCTCGCTGTCCAATGTAAGCGCTACAAAGCTGGGCGGAATCGTGCTGGAAGCAGCTCTGGAGCGCGCAGGCGTAGCCAAGGATGCGGTCGATGAGGTCATCATGGGGAACGTCCTGCAGGCAGGACTTGGGCAAAATCCAGCCCGTCAGGCGTCGATACAGGCCGGATTGGCAAATGAAGTCCCGTCTATGACGATAAACAAAGTATGCGGTTCCGGTCTGAAGGCCGTCCACCTGGCGGTTCAGGCGATTGTGAGCGGCGATTCCGATGTGGTGCTGGCGGGCGGCATGGAAAACATGAGCCAGGCGCCGTACCTCCTGGAAGGCGCTCGAAACGGCTTCCGAATGGGCGACCAGAAAGTCGTGGATTCGATGATTCGCGACGGCCTGTGGTGCGCATTCAACGACTACCACATGGGCATCACGGCGGAAAATCTGTGCAGCAAGTTCGAGATCAGCCGCGAGGAGCAGGACGAGTTCGCCGCATGGAGCCAGCAAAAGGCACAGAAGGCGCTCGAGTCCGGCCGCTTCCAAGACGAGATCGTTCCGGTCGCTATTCCGCAGAGAAAAGGCGACCCTGTGCTGTTCACTGTGGATGAATTCCCGCGGGCCGGCGTGACCGCAGAAGCGCTGTCCAAGTTGAAGCCTGCCTTCAAGAAAGACGGTACGGTGACGGCCGGAAATGCTTCGGGCATCAACGACGGTGCGGCGGCGCTGCTGATCATGTCGAAAGAAAAGGCGGACGAGCTGGGAGTCAAGCCTCTGGCGCGCATCATCGCAAACGCCAGCGCGGGCGTGGACCCGAGCATCATGGGATACGGACCTGTACCGGCGACGCAGCGGGTGCTGGAAAAGGCAGGAGTGTCCCTTTCCGATATCGACCTGATCGAAGCCAACGAGGCTTTCGCGGTTCAATCGCTCTCGGTCGGCAAAGCCCTCGGCTTCGATCCGGAAAAGGTAAATGTGAACGGTGGAGCGATCGCTCTCGGCCATCCGATCGGCGCAAGCGGGGCGCGCATATTAGTTACACTTGTGCACGAATTGCAAAAGCGCGATGGGGTAAAATATGGGTTAGCGACTCTTTGCATTGGCGGTGGACAGGGAGTCGCCACGATTATTGAAAAAATCTAG
- the bioC gene encoding malonyl-ACP O-methyltransferase BioC has protein sequence MWKQTVSNRFSEKSGTYDQHALVQKEMAEELLSHVQAVVEPKQIRQLLEIGCGTGELTRLLCRSFPDANCQALDLALGMLEEARRKLREENLSCTFLHADVEEWVWRQEADSLDAVVSGACFQWLSQPGVTLKGLAGLLKPGGHLLFSTFGPETFAELHASFGYAHASLGQPAVRHGLTFHSATEWRSMLAAAGFEDVGIFSRKVVLNYPGVRDFLHAVKAVGASATQGQSPGLGSKRLLLAMIECYERAFGTSEGIPATYDLLYIRARSGRNSGEKHGMIGRLANLINSGECIEYGSKRNRHCQCRSHCDW, from the coding sequence GTGTGGAAACAGACCGTTTCAAACCGGTTTAGCGAAAAATCGGGCACCTACGATCAGCATGCGCTGGTCCAAAAGGAGATGGCAGAGGAGCTGCTGTCTCATGTACAGGCTGTCGTCGAACCGAAGCAAATCCGGCAGCTCCTGGAGATCGGCTGCGGAACGGGAGAGCTGACCAGGCTGCTGTGCAGATCCTTTCCGGACGCGAACTGCCAGGCGCTCGATCTGGCTTTGGGGATGCTGGAAGAGGCCCGGCGAAAATTGCGGGAGGAAAATCTTTCATGCACGTTTCTGCACGCAGATGTGGAGGAATGGGTGTGGCGGCAGGAAGCGGATTCGCTGGATGCCGTCGTATCGGGGGCATGCTTTCAATGGCTCTCGCAGCCTGGCGTGACTCTCAAGGGATTGGCCGGTCTGCTGAAGCCAGGCGGCCATCTGCTTTTCTCTACGTTCGGACCGGAGACGTTCGCGGAGCTGCATGCGTCGTTCGGCTACGCTCATGCCAGCCTGGGCCAGCCGGCGGTGCGGCACGGACTGACGTTCCACTCTGCGACCGAGTGGAGGTCCATGCTGGCGGCGGCCGGGTTTGAGGATGTGGGGATCTTTTCCCGAAAAGTCGTCCTGAACTACCCGGGAGTCCGGGATTTTCTGCATGCTGTAAAAGCGGTAGGAGCCAGCGCGACCCAGGGCCAGTCCCCGGGGCTGGGAAGCAAGCGGCTGTTGCTGGCGATGATCGAGTGCTATGAGCGAGCTTTCGGTACCTCCGAAGGAATACCGGCCACGTACGATTTGCTGTATATTCGAGCAAGAAGCGGCAGGAATTCGGGTGAGAAACATGGAATGATAGGAAGGTTGGCTAACTTGATTAATTCCGGGGAGTGTATCGAATATGGCTCAAAAAGAAATCGTCATTGCCAGTGCCGTTCGCACTGCGATTGGTAG